The genomic DNA GTCTCGGCCTGCTTTCCCGTTCCAAACACATCCCGCTGCCGACATTCATTGCCGCTTATGCCGGAGACACGCTCTGGGCACTGCTTGTCTTCCTGGGCTTCGGCTGGCTCTTTCCGGCGCATTCCGCCATCCGCGTTGCTTGGTATGCAGGGGTATTCTCGCTTGCCATCGAATTGAGCCAGCTTTATCACGCACCTTGGTTGGACGAGTTGCGCGCCAATCGCTGGGCGGCGCTGGTGCTGGGGCAAGGGTTTTT from Acidobacteriota bacterium includes the following:
- a CDS encoding DUF2809 domain-containing protein, encoding MPEHKPRSRAAYAASSLLVICLGLLSRSKHIPLPTFIAAYAGDTLWALLVFLGFGWLFPAHSAIRVAWYAGVFSLAIELSQLYHAPWLDELRANRWAALVLGQGFLWSDLVCYAVGIALGVVLEQSVTRIANK